The genomic segment CCTTAGTCCAAACATCACTTGCTATTCTTTCAACACAATTCGACCACCATGATATCTATGGCGCAGCTCACCCTgctcaaaaaagaagaagaagaaaaaagacctTGCTTGAGATATGAGCTGATGTTAATAATCCTGAAATGCTTTTAGCGGATCTTGAGGGTCAATGTTGGCGATAAGTGGGAGATCAACTGGCAATTTTTCCACACTTATGCCCTGCTCCTTCAGCTTCTTGACCACCTCCTCAAACACAATCCTATTGCCAGCCTGGGTGAGGTGCAGACCATCACTGCAATTCCATTTTAACAAGTATTCAGAATTATTGCTTATTAggaaaaatgaaatataatttcaatggcttgagattgatgaagaaaattttagtttaatttattcaatccaTGGCAATGGAAAATCTCAGAAATGGATGCCAATCTTAATTAAATACGGGAAAGAACCCTACACCATAACAATTAGATGTTTTACATGTATGAACCAAGTGTACCCTACCAAACAAGCAAGTACTTGGATCCCAAATAGCTGTCAATAACATCTTCGCAATAAGAGATGATGGATTTACGAACAATTGTAAATGTCAAGAACACTTAATTAGGTGAAAACATGAGCAGAAAACAAGCAAATATTTCCTCATTTCATGACGTGCAGGGTACTCTTCATTGAAATAAATCCAAAGAATTCACCATTTAGTGagaacaataacaataaaggaTCAATGATCGGTTAAAATCCATTTTGTTCACCCCTGCTGCAAGTTATGTATAGTAGTATATAGACAAGCAAGACAAAACTTAAAATACCTTAGATAAGCTTGCTTCCAGTCAGGACATTCTTGCATTTTGATCCAGAGATCTACCACTGGGCATCCATGTTCTTTGGCAACAGACATGCATGCCTGAGCATAAGCACCAGCAGCTTCATTTGTCCTCTCAGGCAGACCTGATGGGTTCTCTATGTATGGATGTCTGCAAAATTTTAATGCTATTTCTTTCACCAAGTTTCTATATACTTTATTCTATATAAAACTCTGCAAGGATACTAGCTAATAACGATGACACACCCATAAGAAGTATTCAAGAAGACACGTACAAAGATGTAAAGGGCAAGTGTGTTAGAATCATACCGGAGGCGTGCATCTTCATCAATCGGAGGAGGAGTAATGAGGAGAATGACAATCTCTGGCCACCGCTTCTGATATTCAGCATAAATATAAAGATGttagcttctacttcaaagaaCTTATAATGCAAACGGAGATGTTGACGGGATGGCTGCAACCTACTAGATTATATAAACACTGATTCTATAGCAAAGCAATCATTGATCATCTAACAGGTTCTTTCAAAAATTAAGGTTGATTTATCATGCGAGTGTTTGGCAACTTTCAAGGAAAAAACGCACTCACCATGCAAGTGTTTGACAActttcaaggaaaaaacaaatccttcaaaaacaaatcctaatatatatgttatttggTGACCACATCAAGGGATCCATATGCACGAACAAGTTTAAGAACATCAAATGGTAGGTCCTCCATGTTCCAGTGCTAGATACCACACAAAGTGCCAACTTTTAAGACACTTTGTGCATATGCAAAAAACTTCGAGACGACCAGACCCCCCAAGTTTTTTGAAGTTCCATGATCACCCCTAAACTTGCACATTTTTATAGGATAATTTAACAAAATGGTCCTCTGAAAATAAAAGGCTACATTCTAGCCCTCTTAGTGTGTTAACTCGGATTCATCCATGACAAAATCATTAGACCCTCTTTCGGGCCAAAGGAAAAggcataaaattataaattcaaaggGTATGATTTCTTCTATTTAgcacagattaaaaaaaagagcaaagcGAAACATTAAGGAAAAATACCTTAATGTATTAAATAAGAGTATAAGGATAAAATAGCATATTTTATCCTTATACTCTTATTTTATGGATTTTGctactataaatattaaaaaaaatcacggaTTCTCTATCCTTCCATTATCTGCTTcgttatgcttttttttttctttcattaaattttgttaaattatgtaatacatgttaaaaatatggtattaattgataaatcattacttgaatatatataattatgaaaaaaaaaagataatttgaattagaaaagtgagaatttagttaaaaatattgtgCTTTATTGgatatttaatattagtttaggaaataccaacaaaaaatattataattaatgagaATTTcactattaataaaataatgaatgagAAATTTACCCTTTTATGGTTAATTATATGTTTGAGATAGTT from the Populus nigra chromosome 9, ddPopNigr1.1, whole genome shotgun sequence genome contains:
- the LOC133703853 gene encoding GDSL esterase/lipase At5g45920; the protein is MRPKIYLYGDSITEESFGDGGWGASLSHHFSRTVDVVLRGYSGYNTRWALKVAERIFPPVESGGVPPLAVTVFFGANDACLPDRYSAFQHVPLHEYKQNLHSIISFFKKRWPEIVILLITPPPIDEDARLRHPYIENPSGLPERTNEAAGAYAQACMSVAKEHGCPVVDLWIKMQECPDWKQAYLSDGLHLTQAGNRIVFEEVVKKLKEQGISVEKLPVDLPLIANIDPQDPLKAFQDY